Within Triticum dicoccoides isolate Atlit2015 ecotype Zavitan chromosome 1B, WEW_v2.0, whole genome shotgun sequence, the genomic segment atacatctcctctccttatatagagaggtttacttgactcctaagcaaacgatcctaataacgataagataattgggctaagcccctaataacgataagataacttgggccacaacccactgggctaagcccctaatatgccggtcataacagACACTCATAGTCTCTTTCCAGTTTGGTGGATTTTATTTTAACACCGATCGATATTGCATGATACATCTAAGTCCTTTCCACCATTCCTAATTTCATTTTAAAATCAACTTTCCATCTAGTGATAAATGTCGTCACTTTAGAGTAAAATGCATCATAAGTCCTAAAATTATTGGAGGTAtgtcagtttagtcctataactttGAAACTGCAGTTTTAGGTCCTAAAACTATTGGAGCTGTGCcagtttagtcctataactttGAAACTGCAGTTTTGGGTCCCAAAACTATGTAAGTTTTGTTCATCCCAGGTCCTAAGCTTGCATGGCTAGCATTGACCCGCCCCGTGTCGCTTGGAGATGCTTGaattgttgccacgttgacccaatGGACCCACCAGGTTAACTTCCACGCCGTCCCGCAGCAGTGACTTTCACATGTGGTCATGCTCGTGCCCAAACAACAACATGCATGACCAGCTCTACGGTAAGGGTATCGGGACAAGGACAGTGTCATGAGAGCGAGGGGGTAGGATGGCGTCCTCCATCCCGATTGGCTCGGTGTCTCTCCGGCGGCCGCGCCCAAGGAGAGGGATGTCGTCCTCCATGCCGACTGGCTCAGGGTCTCCCCGGTGGCGCGCAAAAACCTcttagggcatttctaaccgaACCCCTATAACTGGTTAGTCGAGTAAAATTTACTCCGGCACCTAGTGGATAACAGAGTATATTTTTACTAACCGGCACCTAGCCGATCCCCTATCCGCGATTAGTGGAGTATATTTTTACCCTGGCCCCAAAAATTTCCCTATTTTTACTCCACCGATTGGCGGCCAAGTAAACAGACTGAATTATTCAAAATAGTGCCCTGACCGTGGCGACTGTTGCAAATATAAAATCAGTACAACAAGATTAGGATAGCCCTGTTTGCCTTGATGCAGCAACTGAGTCACTAAAATTCCCTTTATAGAAATAAGTAAACATGAGGCAGTTGAAAAACGAAGTGGTCATGCACTTTGAAGAAACGCGCACTCAACAAAGAACAGAACAGAAGAATGTGTACTCCAATCCAAGGAATGGATAGAAGTTTTCCTTTTGAAACAACACTAGAGCACATATAATCTAGAGTCTAGACAATATGTTTCAAATGAAAAAGATAGCAGCAATTCACGCTTCAAACTTCATTCATAACATTTGCAACATAAACAGCCATCGAGTGAACATAAAGTGCCTTGTACTGTACCTTTGCTTGCCGAGACACTATGCATGACTTCCAGGAGTTATCTGCTAGGTTAGCTGAGCTCCATATTTCATGACTACGAAGTATCTTGGCATCACGCTCTAGTGGCTAGCCGCTCAACACAACAGGGGAATCTTCTTTCACTATCTTGCAGTCAACTAATTCCTGAAGCAGCCTTTCTGCTTCTTCAATCCTGCCTGATTTCGCGACTCTTCTGACTATAGATAGATAAAATGAGTTGCTGGTGTTTTTAATTTCTGATACCATTACTCGCATTATATCAGCAGCAGCTTCCGCTTTGCTATCTCTGCACAATGCCTGGATCACCATGACAAAAGTAGTTACTTTAACCTGAAAACCAAGAGCAAGTGTACGATTCAAGAGCTCTAGGGCCTCTTCAGCCATGTTTTTCCTACAGAAGCACATAACAAGTGAACCATAAGTAATATCATCGGGACTGATCCCATCACTAGCCATCTCATCAAACAGAGTCATAGCTTTGTCCACCTCACCCTTGTTTGCTAAAGCATCTATCAGGGTGTTGTACGTAATACGAACCAACTGCCATCCATTTTCTCTGATGCAACGGGCTATCAAAAGAGCTTCTTCCACCATACCCTCTTTACATATGGCATTTAGGAGTGTGTTGTGCGTCACTATATCAGGAAAACATTTATCGCTAACCATCTTCTCCAACACACCAATAGCCTGATCGAGATGCCCATACTTACAGAAGTAGTTGATAAAGATATTGTAGGCAGTAACATCAGGCTCAAAATTTGCATGGTTCATATGTGCAAGTAAATCACAAACTTCAGCCCACCTTTTTGTATTGCAGAGAGAATGGAGTAAGATGCAATAAGTTGTACTATTTGGTTCAAGGCCTTCAGCAATAAGACGAGTTAAGATGGTCTTTGCGTCCTTCAGCCTGCCTGCTTTACATGATGCACTGATAAGAGCATTGTAGGTGACAACATCTGGTTGACATCCCTCCAGAGCAAGTTCATTCAAGACTTCCATGGCACGCTTAGGACCACAGTTTTTGCATACAAGATCAACAAGCAAGGTGCTCGTCATAACATATGGTGGCCAACCTATTCTTAATTGCTCTTTCCAAAAGGTGATTGCCCTGCCATACATACGCTGGTTGCACATGCACCTAATCAAAGTGTTAAAAGTGATGCCGTTTGGAGAGATACCGCCATACCTCATGTCCTCCAGTACGTTCATCGCCAAATCCAGCTGCCCTGTGCAGCAAAGTTGCGCAATCAGCATGTTGCAGGTGATGGTATCTGGAATCCCACCTGAGAGCACCATAACCTCAAGGACGTCCCTGGCTTTATTTGCCTTGCCAGTTTTAACAAGGCCACGGATTAATCTAATACAGCTCTTAGCATCCGGAATTTGGCCATGTAGCACCATCTCATCAATCACGCAGCAAGCCTGAATGAGCTTCCCATTGTTGCAGTACCGGCGAAGGTTGCCAGCATA encodes:
- the LOC119332726 gene encoding pentatricopeptide repeat-containing protein At1g08610-like, encoding MVHSGGAGCHRCGLWPGGSAPIIVVTVSMMRPSRFRAHAVHLDCPPRTEQRNVDDLVVMRPYQRPRSGDDFAKRKNAGNVVVMRPERRMRDGSVDRAAPGNVRAAGDVERAILSLQAKPWKHLGQNSNEGVDLPKDKGVFYAGNLRRYCNNGKLIQACCVIDEMVLHGQIPDAKSCIRLIRGLVKTGKANKARDVLEVMVLSGGIPDTITCNMLIAQLCCTGQLDLAMNVLEDMRYGGISPNGITFNTLIRCMCNQRMYGRAITFWKEQLRIGWPPYVMTSTLLVDLVCKNCGPKRAMEVLNELALEGCQPDVVTYNALISASCKAGRLKDAKTILTRLIAEGLEPNSTTYCILLHSLCNTKRWAEVCDLLAHMNHANFEPDVTAYNIFINYFCKYGHLDQAIGVLEKMVSDKCFPDIVTHNTLLNAICKEGMVEEALLIARCIRENGWQLVRITYNTLIDALANKGEVDKAMTLFDEMASDGISPDDITYGSLVMCFCRKNMAEEALELLNRTLALGFQVKVTTFVMVIQALCRDSKAEAAADIMRVMVSEIKNTSNSFYLSIVRRVAKSGRIEEAERLLQELVDCKIVKEDSPVVLSG